A single genomic interval of Natator depressus isolate rNatDep1 chromosome 14, rNatDep2.hap1, whole genome shotgun sequence harbors:
- the MDC1 gene encoding mediator of DNA damage checkpoint protein 1 isoform X1: MPEGSGWPIRGLPAGKRREGSGEPQLEREAMDQTQLLEWGEDEDPPGGEADGEAPRPVGRLHLLSSKYGPEQDFWIYPGENVVGRLPSCQVCLPAPSVSKAHAVIEVPGPGGPHLLYDRGSLNRTRRQRAVLLPHVRYSLEDGDTLMFGDVGCQYFLLPLAGADPEDSLEVPPTQPRVPNTLAIEETPAPSKRMGYGALLARDSEDEEESQGRGRLLQLPGSNGSDSSSDTGVRSDAAFSSPCATVVPESDEEGGETPDAPCPSLRLSYGGERPPGPPENGVAALGAEQPRAMGVVGTAREPALAACHLVKGPGHTGVATGMGQGPAVGGLGNGCPAEVGSVTDVEEVRHPDVVQKNHGPAVLGDSDTDVEEAVENLDVVDPKSHLPAVELGSDTDVEEEAENADVHPKGHQLAGNGDSDTDVEGAGVNPDVVGPKSHQPRVEVDSDTDVEEAAAKNPDVQQNHRHTLPGGRETDVEGGAENPDDTHPESHHSAKDGESDTDVEEVAENPDVQKSHQPAVEVGSDTDVEEEKAETPVVVQNNHQLVSPGGGDADVARAVGKPDVHPKGHQPAGNEDSDTDVEEFMGNPDVTAKSHLPAIDVGSDTDVEEEETKNPDVVTKNRQLALPGDRDTDVMGTVGKLDVHPKGHRPAGNEDNDTDVEEFVGNPDVTAKSHLLTINVGSDTDVEESVGNPDVVQRSHQPTVEAGDDTDVEEAEGKPDVGRQKDPLPVATGDSDTDVEENPDVGQQTLHLPTASGDSDTDVEGAPGAEFDQAPGLVGGPAQAGGEELPAPQSHVSPEAKVMDTEGNKEPAWGPAQPGDDSETDVEDDADFALQATQCYLAEETPSSGAEAARAPAAADSGSSLEEEATQTFVFRSPPPAKGSVMSPPAGPALHAPVCASSEKEEDSDEDLYVVGATQSFCEDPGLHSDQPTQPFTPEEDTQLLLRHPPPGRALSQEPAQPAVPGPASGGLLPLGTQAPAAACLSPKEESEPPGRALPAGGAGGELPEEEESQPVRLVLSAPRRPALALQGEGGRAGAEPGGSRSGQRLRRQGGLEAAERWETPAAVGVTGAGAHPTGARPEDAGKVPEVHPSPSTPVRRRSLRSAPVPAPPPPAPAPERRSRRGGAEKPVGSGDPSQPTPAAPQRRGRRQLCSPAVYMEAPEPGSVEEMDQPGPVKRPRRAVRTQDPPTEPEASSQGAPGRARRSRGAAGTEPAPANKPRRGSGGPEPEASQGRARRSQRAPAQEPAPRRRGAAEPAREARGKRSGVATPDPPQPRGEGQVGSATAQEDAGSDARKRQEAPVPTLRRQSTENKVEGLRARAPRRSQGAAGGTTSPRVLFTGVIDEAGERVVSALGGALARSVFDCTHLVTDRVRRTVKFLCALARGVPIVTLDWLDKSGRSACFLSPSGFLVRDPEQERNFHFSLAQSLQRARRGALLQGYEIHVTPNVKPEPEHMKDIIQCSGGVFLPHMPRAYKDKRVVISCPEDLPRCRPALSARLPIASTEFLLTGILQQAVDLASYRLDGTPAPPSAATPATRGSKRKGAAGPAPAPPRSAKRRR, encoded by the exons ATGCCGGAAGGCTCCGGCTGGCCAATCAGAGGCCTCCCCGCTGGGAAGCGCCGAGAGGGATCCGGGGAGccgcagttggaacgggag GCCATGGATCAGACCCAgctgctggagtggggggaggacgAGGACCCCCCCGGGGGAGAGGCCGATGGCGAAGCCCCCCGGCCCGTGGGGCGGCTGCACCTGCTCAGCAGCAAATACGGGCCAGAGCAAG atttctggATCTACCCCGGGGAGAATGTGGTGGGGCGGCTGCCGAGCTGCCAGGTCTGCCTGCCGGCCCCCTCTGTCTCCAAGGCCCATGCGGTGATCGAGGTCCCTGGGCCGGGTGGACCCCACCTGCTCTATGACCGGGGCAGCCTGAACCGGACCCGGCGCCAGCGTGCCGTGCTGCTGCCCCATGTCCGCTACAGCCTGGAGGATGGGGACACCCTCATGTTCGGGGACGTGGGCTGCCAGTacttcctgctgcccctggcGGGCGCCGACCCTGAAGACTCTCTGGAGGTGCCACCCACCCAGCCCCGGGTCCCCAACACCCTGGCCATCGAGGAGACCCCTGCGCCCAGCAAGAGGATGGGCTACGGGGCCCTGCTGGCCAGGGACTCTGAGGATGAGGAGGAGTCACAGGGCAGAGGAAGGCTCCTGCAACTACCGGGGAGCAATG GCTCCGACTCCTCCTCTGACACCGGAGTCCGTTCCGACGCAGCGTTCTCCTCCCCGTGCGCAACTGTGGTGCCGGAAAG cgATGAGGAAGGTGGCGAGACCCCTgacgccccctgcccctccctgcgcctGAGCTACGGCGGTGAGAGGCCCCCCGGCCCGCCGGAGAACGGAGTCGCTGCCCTGGGTGCCGAGCAGCCCAGGGCCATGGGGGTTGTTGGGACGGCCCGAGAGCCTGCGCTGGCCGCCTGCCACTTGGTCAAGGGGCCTGGCCACACGGGCGTCGCCACGGGCATGGGCCAGGGACCAGCTGTCGGGGGCCTGGGGAACGGTTGCCCCGCTGAGGTGGGCAGCGTTACAGATGTGGAGGAGGTACGGCATCCAGATGTTGTGCAGAAGAACCATGGACCTGCTGTCCTGGGGGACAGCGATACAGATGTGGAGGAGGCTGTGGAGAATCTAGATGTTGTGGATCCAAAGAGCCACCTGCCTGCCGTTGAGCTGGGTAGTGATACAGAtgtggaggaggaggcagagaatgCAGATGTGCATCCAAAGGGCCATCAGCTTGCCGGAAATGGCGACAGCGATACGGACGTGGAGGGGGCTGGTGTGAATCCAGATGTTGTAGGTCCAAAGAGCCATCAGCCCAGAGTTGAGGTGGACAGCGATACAGATGTGGAGGAGGCGGCGGCAAAGAATCCAGATGTGCAGCAGAACCATCGACATACTCTCCCTGGGGGCAGAGAGACAGATGTGGAGGGGGGAGCGGAGAATCCAGATGATACGCATCCCGAGAGCCATCACTCTGCCAAAGATGGGGAGAGTGATACAGATGTGGAGGAGGTTGCAGAGAATCCAGATGTACAGAAGAGCCATCAGCCCGCTGTTGAGGTGGGCAGTGATAcagatgtggaggaggagaaggcagagACTCCAGTGGTTGTACAGAACAACCATCAACTTGTTTCCCCAGGGGGCGGAGATGCAGATGTGGCACGGGCGGTGGGAAAACCAGATGTGCATCCTAAGGGCCATCAGCCTGCAGGAAATGAGGACAGCGATACAGACGTGGAGGAGTTTATGGGAAATCCAGATGTCACTGCAAAGAGCCATCTACCCGCTATTGATGTGGGCAGTGATACAGATGTGGAGGAAGAGGAGACAAAGAATCCAGATGTTGTAACGAAGAACCGTCAACTTGCTCTCCCTGGAGACAGAGATACAGATGTGATGGGGACAGTGGGGAAACTAGATGTGCATCCTAAGGGCCATCGGCCTGCAGGAAATGAGGACAACGATACAGATGTGGAGGAGTTTGTGGGAAATCCAGATGTCACTGCAAAGAGCCATCTACTCACTATTAATGTGGGCAGTGATACAGATGTGGAGGAGTCTGTGGGGAATCCAGATGTTGTACAGAGGAGCCATCAGCCCACTGTGGAGGCAGGCGATGATACAGATGTGGAGGAGGCTGAGGGGAAACCAGATGTTGGAAGACAAAAGGACCCCCTGCCTGTCGCCACTGGGGACAGCGATACAGATGTGGAGGAGAATCCAGATGTCGGCCAACAGACGCTCCACCTGCCTACAGCCAGTGGAGACAGCGACACAGATGTGGAGGGGGCTCCCGGGGCAGAGTTCGACCAGGCACCAGGTCTCGTGGGGGGCCCAGCCCAGGCAGGTGGGGAGGAGCTACCGGCCCCCCAGTCCCATGTCAGCCCAGAGGCCAAGGTGATGGACACCGAGGGGAACAAAGAGCCAGCGTggggcccggcccagcccggaGATGACAGCGAGACGGATGTGGAGG atGACGCTGATTTTGCCCTGCAGGCCACGCAGTGCTACCTGGCTGAGGAGACCCCGTCCTCGGGGGCCGAGGCCGCCAGAGCCCCCGCGGCAGCAG ATTCTGGGAGCAGCCTAGAGGAGGAAGCCACCCAGACGTTTGTCTTCAGATCGCCCCCGCCTGCAAAAG GGTCCGTGATgtcgccccctgctggcccagccctgcacgCTCCAG tctgCGCCTCTTCAGAGAAGGAGGAGGACTCGGACGAGGATCTGTATGTTGTGGGGGCGACTCAGTCGTTCTGCGAGGACCCTGGGCTCCACTCGGACCAGCCCACCCAGCCCTTCACCCCCGAGGAGGACACCCAGCTGCTGCTCCGCCATCCACCACCAGGGAGAGCCCTGTCGCAGGAGCCGGCACAGCCCGCAGTACCCGGCCCGGCCTCTGGGGGGCTGCTGCCCCTCGGCACCCAGGCCCCTGCTGCCGCTTGCCTCAGCCCCAAGGAGGAGTCAGAGCCCCCTGGCCGGGcactgccagcagggggcgctgggggggagcTGCCGGAAGAGGAGGAATCCCAGCCCGTGCGCCTCGTGCTGAGCGCCCCCCGCAGACCAGCCCTGGCACTGCAGGGTGAGGGCGGGCGGGCAGGAGCGGAGCCCGGGGGCAGCCGCTCCGGGCAGCGCCTGAGACGGCAGG GTGGCCTGGAGGCTGCGGAGAGATGGGAGACCCCAGCGGCTGTCGGGGTCACGGGGGCTGGGGCCCACCCCACAGGGGCACGGCCTGAGGATGCTGGGAag gtcccagAGGTTCATCCCAGTCCCTCCACACCCGTGAGGCGCCGGAGCCTGCGATCTGCTCCGGTTCCCGCTCCCCcaccaccagcccctgctccagagagGCGGAGCcggcggggtggggcagagaagccAGTGGGGTCAGGAGACCCCAGCCAGCCCACCCCAGCCGCCCCCCAGCGTAGGGGGCGGCGTCAGCTCTGCAGCCCGGCCGTGTACATGGAGGCGCCGGAGCCGGGGAGCGTTGAGGAGATGGACCAGCCCGGCCCTGTGAAGAGGCCCAGGAGGGCTGTGCGGACCCAGGACCCCCCCACGGAGCCAGAGGCCTCGAGCCAGGGGGCTCCAGGCCGGGCCCGGAGATCTCGGGGGGCTGCAGGCACGGAACCAGCCCCAGCCAACAAGCCCAGAAGGGGTTCAGGGGGACCAGAGCCGGAGGCGTCGCAGGGCCGAGCCCGGCGGTCCCAGAGAGCCCCCGCCCAGGAGCCGGCCCCCAGGAGGAGGGGTGCTGCAGAGCCAGCCAGGGAGGCCCGAGGCAAGCGGAGCGGGGTGGCCACCCCGGATCCGCCTCAGCCCCGGGGCGAGGGACAAGTGGGCAGTGCCACGGCCCAAGAGGATGCTGGGAGCGATGCCAGAAAGAGGCAG GAGGCGCCGGTCCCCACATTGCGCCGTCAGAGCACAGAGAACAAGGTGGAGGGGCTGCGAGCCAGGGCCCCTCGCCGATCCCAGGGGGCAGCCGGTGGCACGACCTCCCCCAGG gtGCTGTTCACGGGGGTGATTGACGAGGCGGGCGAGCGGGTGGTCTCGGCGCTGGGCGGGGCGCTGGCCCGGTCGGTCTTCGACTGCACCCACCTGGTGACGGACCGGGTGCGCCGCACCGTCAAGTTCCTGTGCGCCCTGGCCCGCGGGGTGCCCATCGTCACGctggactggctggacaag agcggGCGCAGCGCCTGCTTCCTGTCGCCCAGCGGCTTCCTGGTGCGGGACCCCGAGCAAGAGCGAAACTTCCACTTCAGCCTGGCCCAGTCGCTGCAGCGAGCGCGCAGGGGGGCCCTGCTGCAG GGCTACGAGATTCACGTCACCCCCAACGTCAAGCCGGAGCCCGAGCACATGAAGGACATCATCCAGTGCAGCGGGGGGGTCTTCCTGCCCCATATGCCCCGGGCGTACAAG GACAAGCGCGTCGTCATCTCCTGCCCCGAAGACCTTCCCCGCTGCCGACCCGCCCTGAGCGCCCGGCTGCCCATCGCCAGCACCGAGTTCCTCCTGACGGGcatcctccagcaggctgtcGACCTGGCCTCCTACCGCCTGGACGGCACGCCTGCCCCGCCCAGCGCCGCTACCCCTGCCACCCGGGGGAGCAAGAGGAAGGGGGCAGCGggtcctgcccccgccccgcccaggtCTGCCAAGAGGCGGCGCTGA
- the MDC1 gene encoding mediator of DNA damage checkpoint protein 1 isoform X2 yields the protein MPEGSGWPIRGLPAGKRREGSGEPQLEREAMDQTQLLEWGEDEDPPGGEADGEAPRPVGRLHLLSSKYGPEQDFWIYPGENVVGRLPSCQVCLPAPSVSKAHAVIEVPGPGGPHLLYDRGSLNRTRRQRAVLLPHVRYSLEDGDTLMFGDVGCQYFLLPLAGADPEDSLEVPPTQPRVPNTLAIEETPAPSKRMGYGALLARDSEDEEESQGRGRLLQLPGSNGSDSSSDTGVRSDAAFSSPCATVVPESDEEGGETPDAPCPSLRLSYGGERPPGPPENGVAALGAEQPRAMGVVGTAREPALAACHLVKGPGHTGVATGMGQGPAVGGLGNGCPAEVGSVTDVEEVRHPDVVQKNHGPAVLGDSDTDVEEAVENLDVVDPKSHLPAVELGSDTDVEEEAENADVHPKGHQLAGNGDSDTDVEGAGVNPDVVGPKSHQPRVEVDSDTDVEEAAAKNPDVQQNHRHTLPGGRETDVEGGAENPDDTHPESHHSAKDGESDTDVEEVAENPDVQKSHQPAVEVGSDTDVEEEKAETPVVVQNNHQLVSPGGGDADVARAVGKPDVHPKGHQPAGNEDSDTDVEEFMGNPDVTAKSHLPAIDVGSDTDVEEEETKNPDVVTKNRQLALPGDRDTDVMGTVGKLDVHPKGHRPAGNEDNDTDVEEFVGNPDVTAKSHLLTINVGSDTDVEESVGNPDVVQRSHQPTVEAGDDTDVEEAEGKPDVGRQKDPLPVATGDSDTDVEENPDVGQQTLHLPTASGDSDTDVEGAPGAEFDQAPGLVGGPAQAGGEELPAPQSHVSPEAKVMDTEGNKEPAWGPAQPGDDSETDVEDDADFALQATQCYLAEETPSSGAEAARAPAAADSGSSLEEEATQTFVFRSPPPAKVCASSEKEEDSDEDLYVVGATQSFCEDPGLHSDQPTQPFTPEEDTQLLLRHPPPGRALSQEPAQPAVPGPASGGLLPLGTQAPAAACLSPKEESEPPGRALPAGGAGGELPEEEESQPVRLVLSAPRRPALALQGEGGRAGAEPGGSRSGQRLRRQGGLEAAERWETPAAVGVTGAGAHPTGARPEDAGKVPEVHPSPSTPVRRRSLRSAPVPAPPPPAPAPERRSRRGGAEKPVGSGDPSQPTPAAPQRRGRRQLCSPAVYMEAPEPGSVEEMDQPGPVKRPRRAVRTQDPPTEPEASSQGAPGRARRSRGAAGTEPAPANKPRRGSGGPEPEASQGRARRSQRAPAQEPAPRRRGAAEPAREARGKRSGVATPDPPQPRGEGQVGSATAQEDAGSDARKRQEAPVPTLRRQSTENKVEGLRARAPRRSQGAAGGTTSPRVLFTGVIDEAGERVVSALGGALARSVFDCTHLVTDRVRRTVKFLCALARGVPIVTLDWLDKSGRSACFLSPSGFLVRDPEQERNFHFSLAQSLQRARRGALLQGYEIHVTPNVKPEPEHMKDIIQCSGGVFLPHMPRAYKDKRVVISCPEDLPRCRPALSARLPIASTEFLLTGILQQAVDLASYRLDGTPAPPSAATPATRGSKRKGAAGPAPAPPRSAKRRR from the exons ATGCCGGAAGGCTCCGGCTGGCCAATCAGAGGCCTCCCCGCTGGGAAGCGCCGAGAGGGATCCGGGGAGccgcagttggaacgggag GCCATGGATCAGACCCAgctgctggagtggggggaggacgAGGACCCCCCCGGGGGAGAGGCCGATGGCGAAGCCCCCCGGCCCGTGGGGCGGCTGCACCTGCTCAGCAGCAAATACGGGCCAGAGCAAG atttctggATCTACCCCGGGGAGAATGTGGTGGGGCGGCTGCCGAGCTGCCAGGTCTGCCTGCCGGCCCCCTCTGTCTCCAAGGCCCATGCGGTGATCGAGGTCCCTGGGCCGGGTGGACCCCACCTGCTCTATGACCGGGGCAGCCTGAACCGGACCCGGCGCCAGCGTGCCGTGCTGCTGCCCCATGTCCGCTACAGCCTGGAGGATGGGGACACCCTCATGTTCGGGGACGTGGGCTGCCAGTacttcctgctgcccctggcGGGCGCCGACCCTGAAGACTCTCTGGAGGTGCCACCCACCCAGCCCCGGGTCCCCAACACCCTGGCCATCGAGGAGACCCCTGCGCCCAGCAAGAGGATGGGCTACGGGGCCCTGCTGGCCAGGGACTCTGAGGATGAGGAGGAGTCACAGGGCAGAGGAAGGCTCCTGCAACTACCGGGGAGCAATG GCTCCGACTCCTCCTCTGACACCGGAGTCCGTTCCGACGCAGCGTTCTCCTCCCCGTGCGCAACTGTGGTGCCGGAAAG cgATGAGGAAGGTGGCGAGACCCCTgacgccccctgcccctccctgcgcctGAGCTACGGCGGTGAGAGGCCCCCCGGCCCGCCGGAGAACGGAGTCGCTGCCCTGGGTGCCGAGCAGCCCAGGGCCATGGGGGTTGTTGGGACGGCCCGAGAGCCTGCGCTGGCCGCCTGCCACTTGGTCAAGGGGCCTGGCCACACGGGCGTCGCCACGGGCATGGGCCAGGGACCAGCTGTCGGGGGCCTGGGGAACGGTTGCCCCGCTGAGGTGGGCAGCGTTACAGATGTGGAGGAGGTACGGCATCCAGATGTTGTGCAGAAGAACCATGGACCTGCTGTCCTGGGGGACAGCGATACAGATGTGGAGGAGGCTGTGGAGAATCTAGATGTTGTGGATCCAAAGAGCCACCTGCCTGCCGTTGAGCTGGGTAGTGATACAGAtgtggaggaggaggcagagaatgCAGATGTGCATCCAAAGGGCCATCAGCTTGCCGGAAATGGCGACAGCGATACGGACGTGGAGGGGGCTGGTGTGAATCCAGATGTTGTAGGTCCAAAGAGCCATCAGCCCAGAGTTGAGGTGGACAGCGATACAGATGTGGAGGAGGCGGCGGCAAAGAATCCAGATGTGCAGCAGAACCATCGACATACTCTCCCTGGGGGCAGAGAGACAGATGTGGAGGGGGGAGCGGAGAATCCAGATGATACGCATCCCGAGAGCCATCACTCTGCCAAAGATGGGGAGAGTGATACAGATGTGGAGGAGGTTGCAGAGAATCCAGATGTACAGAAGAGCCATCAGCCCGCTGTTGAGGTGGGCAGTGATAcagatgtggaggaggagaaggcagagACTCCAGTGGTTGTACAGAACAACCATCAACTTGTTTCCCCAGGGGGCGGAGATGCAGATGTGGCACGGGCGGTGGGAAAACCAGATGTGCATCCTAAGGGCCATCAGCCTGCAGGAAATGAGGACAGCGATACAGACGTGGAGGAGTTTATGGGAAATCCAGATGTCACTGCAAAGAGCCATCTACCCGCTATTGATGTGGGCAGTGATACAGATGTGGAGGAAGAGGAGACAAAGAATCCAGATGTTGTAACGAAGAACCGTCAACTTGCTCTCCCTGGAGACAGAGATACAGATGTGATGGGGACAGTGGGGAAACTAGATGTGCATCCTAAGGGCCATCGGCCTGCAGGAAATGAGGACAACGATACAGATGTGGAGGAGTTTGTGGGAAATCCAGATGTCACTGCAAAGAGCCATCTACTCACTATTAATGTGGGCAGTGATACAGATGTGGAGGAGTCTGTGGGGAATCCAGATGTTGTACAGAGGAGCCATCAGCCCACTGTGGAGGCAGGCGATGATACAGATGTGGAGGAGGCTGAGGGGAAACCAGATGTTGGAAGACAAAAGGACCCCCTGCCTGTCGCCACTGGGGACAGCGATACAGATGTGGAGGAGAATCCAGATGTCGGCCAACAGACGCTCCACCTGCCTACAGCCAGTGGAGACAGCGACACAGATGTGGAGGGGGCTCCCGGGGCAGAGTTCGACCAGGCACCAGGTCTCGTGGGGGGCCCAGCCCAGGCAGGTGGGGAGGAGCTACCGGCCCCCCAGTCCCATGTCAGCCCAGAGGCCAAGGTGATGGACACCGAGGGGAACAAAGAGCCAGCGTggggcccggcccagcccggaGATGACAGCGAGACGGATGTGGAGG atGACGCTGATTTTGCCCTGCAGGCCACGCAGTGCTACCTGGCTGAGGAGACCCCGTCCTCGGGGGCCGAGGCCGCCAGAGCCCCCGCGGCAGCAG ATTCTGGGAGCAGCCTAGAGGAGGAAGCCACCCAGACGTTTGTCTTCAGATCGCCCCCGCCTGCAAAAG tctgCGCCTCTTCAGAGAAGGAGGAGGACTCGGACGAGGATCTGTATGTTGTGGGGGCGACTCAGTCGTTCTGCGAGGACCCTGGGCTCCACTCGGACCAGCCCACCCAGCCCTTCACCCCCGAGGAGGACACCCAGCTGCTGCTCCGCCATCCACCACCAGGGAGAGCCCTGTCGCAGGAGCCGGCACAGCCCGCAGTACCCGGCCCGGCCTCTGGGGGGCTGCTGCCCCTCGGCACCCAGGCCCCTGCTGCCGCTTGCCTCAGCCCCAAGGAGGAGTCAGAGCCCCCTGGCCGGGcactgccagcagggggcgctgggggggagcTGCCGGAAGAGGAGGAATCCCAGCCCGTGCGCCTCGTGCTGAGCGCCCCCCGCAGACCAGCCCTGGCACTGCAGGGTGAGGGCGGGCGGGCAGGAGCGGAGCCCGGGGGCAGCCGCTCCGGGCAGCGCCTGAGACGGCAGG GTGGCCTGGAGGCTGCGGAGAGATGGGAGACCCCAGCGGCTGTCGGGGTCACGGGGGCTGGGGCCCACCCCACAGGGGCACGGCCTGAGGATGCTGGGAag gtcccagAGGTTCATCCCAGTCCCTCCACACCCGTGAGGCGCCGGAGCCTGCGATCTGCTCCGGTTCCCGCTCCCCcaccaccagcccctgctccagagagGCGGAGCcggcggggtggggcagagaagccAGTGGGGTCAGGAGACCCCAGCCAGCCCACCCCAGCCGCCCCCCAGCGTAGGGGGCGGCGTCAGCTCTGCAGCCCGGCCGTGTACATGGAGGCGCCGGAGCCGGGGAGCGTTGAGGAGATGGACCAGCCCGGCCCTGTGAAGAGGCCCAGGAGGGCTGTGCGGACCCAGGACCCCCCCACGGAGCCAGAGGCCTCGAGCCAGGGGGCTCCAGGCCGGGCCCGGAGATCTCGGGGGGCTGCAGGCACGGAACCAGCCCCAGCCAACAAGCCCAGAAGGGGTTCAGGGGGACCAGAGCCGGAGGCGTCGCAGGGCCGAGCCCGGCGGTCCCAGAGAGCCCCCGCCCAGGAGCCGGCCCCCAGGAGGAGGGGTGCTGCAGAGCCAGCCAGGGAGGCCCGAGGCAAGCGGAGCGGGGTGGCCACCCCGGATCCGCCTCAGCCCCGGGGCGAGGGACAAGTGGGCAGTGCCACGGCCCAAGAGGATGCTGGGAGCGATGCCAGAAAGAGGCAG GAGGCGCCGGTCCCCACATTGCGCCGTCAGAGCACAGAGAACAAGGTGGAGGGGCTGCGAGCCAGGGCCCCTCGCCGATCCCAGGGGGCAGCCGGTGGCACGACCTCCCCCAGG gtGCTGTTCACGGGGGTGATTGACGAGGCGGGCGAGCGGGTGGTCTCGGCGCTGGGCGGGGCGCTGGCCCGGTCGGTCTTCGACTGCACCCACCTGGTGACGGACCGGGTGCGCCGCACCGTCAAGTTCCTGTGCGCCCTGGCCCGCGGGGTGCCCATCGTCACGctggactggctggacaag agcggGCGCAGCGCCTGCTTCCTGTCGCCCAGCGGCTTCCTGGTGCGGGACCCCGAGCAAGAGCGAAACTTCCACTTCAGCCTGGCCCAGTCGCTGCAGCGAGCGCGCAGGGGGGCCCTGCTGCAG GGCTACGAGATTCACGTCACCCCCAACGTCAAGCCGGAGCCCGAGCACATGAAGGACATCATCCAGTGCAGCGGGGGGGTCTTCCTGCCCCATATGCCCCGGGCGTACAAG GACAAGCGCGTCGTCATCTCCTGCCCCGAAGACCTTCCCCGCTGCCGACCCGCCCTGAGCGCCCGGCTGCCCATCGCCAGCACCGAGTTCCTCCTGACGGGcatcctccagcaggctgtcGACCTGGCCTCCTACCGCCTGGACGGCACGCCTGCCCCGCCCAGCGCCGCTACCCCTGCCACCCGGGGGAGCAAGAGGAAGGGGGCAGCGggtcctgcccccgccccgcccaggtCTGCCAAGAGGCGGCGCTGA